The proteins below are encoded in one region of Zerene cesonia ecotype Mississippi chromosome 10, Zerene_cesonia_1.1, whole genome shotgun sequence:
- the LOC119829700 gene encoding mRNA turnover protein 4 homolog isoform X1, with the protein MPKSKRDKKVSLTKTNKKGLLLKQKIIEEVRNSLSKYENIFVFSVDNMRNTKLKDLRNEWKDSRFFFGKNKVMAVALGRTKSDEVEDQLNLLSKKLKGQCGLLMTNRDVIDVLQWFKAFEDSEYARAGFIATKDVILPKGPLADFSHTIEPHLRRLGLPTSLERGVINLIKEYQVCKKGQPLTPEQASILKLLGFQMANFKVVIKCHWTKGKGFHKDIDVPSDEEESDNDDENNAIEDVAMEDDET; encoded by the exons ATGCCGAAATCGAAACGTGATAAAAAGG tttcACTCACCAAGACCAATAAAAAGGGACTTTTGTTGAAGCAAAAAATCATTGAAGAAGTTAGAAATTCTCtatcaaaatatgaaaatatttttgtgttttcgGTAGACAATATgcgaaatacaaaattaaaggaTTTGCGTAATGAATGGAAGGATTCAAGATTTTTCTTTGGAAAGAATAAAGTTATGGCTGTTGCTCTGGGAAGAACTAAAAGTGATGAAGTAGAAGATCAGTTGAACTTG CTTTCTAAGAAGTTAAAGGGTCAATGTGGTCTTCTTATGACAAACCGTGATGTTATTGATGTCCTGCAATGGTTCAAAGCTTTTGAAGATTCCGAATATGCTAGAGCAGGGTTTATAGCAACTAAAGATGTGATATTGCCAAAAGGCCCCCTTGCAGACTTTTCACATACAATTGAACCACATCTCAGAAGACTTGGTCTGCCCACAAGTTTAGAGCGAGGTGTTATCAACCTTATCAAGGAATACCAG GTTTGCAAGAAAGGTCAACCACTAACACCAGAACAGGCAAGCATACTTAAACTATTGGGTTTTCAAATGGCAAATTTTAAAGTAGTAATAAAGTGCCATTGGACAAAAGGAAAGGGATTCCATAAAGATATTGATGTACCCAGTGATGAAGAAGAAagtgataatgatgatgaaaataatgCTATTGAAGATGTTGCTATGGAAGACGATGagacataa
- the LOC119829709 gene encoding ras-related GTP-binding protein C, with product MSYQDEYVGSFPKDFSYGPFEQNGESDNGSLQEDHKPRILLMGLRRSGKSSIQKVVFHKMSPNETLFLESTNKIVKDDINNSSFVQFQIWDFPGQIDFFDATFDSDTIFGGCGALVFVIDAQDDYQDALDKLQLTVTKAYRVNSNIKFEVFIHKVDGLNDDYKMETQRDIHHRATEDLAEAGLEHVHLSFHLTSIYDHSIFEAFSKVVQKLIPQLPTLENLLNILISNSGIEKAFLFDVVSKIYIATDSSPVDMQSYELCCDMIDVVIDISCIYGMVDDTEANTFNSQSSSLIKLNNGTVLYLREVNKFLALVCILREENFQKQGVIDYNFLCFRDAITQVFELRNKSQNTVISRSDIDLPNGAGDSVENTTNHQPLPLP from the exons ATG agTTACCAAGATGAATATGTGGGTTCCTTTCCCAAGGACTTTAGTTATGGACCATTTGAACAAAATGGTGAAAGTGATAATGGCTCTTTACAGGAGGATCATAAGCCCAGAATTCTTCTTATGGGTCTAAGGAG GTCGGGAAAATCATCAATTCAAAAAGTAGTTTTTCACAAGATGTCACCCAATGAAACTTTATTTCTGGaatcaacaaacaaaattgttaaagATGATATAAACAATAGTAGTTTTGTCCAATTTCAAATATGGGATTTTCCAGGTCAGATAGATTTTTTTGATGCCACATTTGATTCTGATACCATATTTGGTGGATGTGGTGCACTCGTTTTTGTTATTGATGCTCAG gatGACTATCAAGATGCACTAGATAAGCTACAACTAACAGTAACTAAAGCATATAGAGtcaatagtaatataaaatttgaagtttttattcacaaa GTTGATGGCCTTAATGATGACTATAAAATGGAAACACAGAGGGATATACATCACAGAGCCACTGAAGATTTGGCAGAAGCTGGCCTTGAACATGTCCACTTATCATTTCACTTGACTTCCATTTATGATCATTCAATATTTGAAGCTTTCAGCAAAGTAGTACAAAAGTTAATACCCCAACTGCCTACATTAGAAAATCTTCTCAATATCTTAAtatct AATTCAGGGATAGAAAAAGCATTTCTATTTGATGTTGTctctaaaatttatattgctaCTGATAGTTCACCTGTGGATATGCAAAGTTATGAACTCTGCTGTGATATGATTGATGTTGTTATTGATATATCATGTATCTATGG CATGGTTGATGATACTGAAGCTAATACATTTAACAGTCAAAGTTCAAGCCTTATAAAGCTTAACAATGGaacagttttatatttgagAGAAGTTAACAAGTTTTTAGCacttgtttgtattttacgAGAGGAAAATTTTCAGAAACAAG GTGTTATTGactacaattttttatgttttcggGATGCGATTACGCAAGTGTTTGAATTGCgaaataaatcacaaaataCAGTCATATCACGAAGTGACATAGATCTTCCTAACGGTGCAGGCGACTCGGTTGAAAATACTACAAACCACCAACCATTACCTCTACCATAG
- the LOC119829282 gene encoding phosphatidate phosphatase LPIN2 isoform X1, with the protein MAISEQEAKNKSAIIMYSMNYIGTFFKKFYNEINSATLTGAIDVIVVEQPDGSFTCSPFHVRFGKLGVLRSRFKVVDLELNGEPLPIHMKLGESGEAFFVVEVGEDEAECSAHLATSPIPANRFDDLYEPRRRNSLSAVEPDHGQASDYTKRRYTADGKTMQKPDLSKHSKKNTKEDNNKTDETEALFEMDGLNEATDWTDSKPKTFSATQLGAGTEASQTVLKISENNDFRPIDIIPTSQEDTKPNGNGKKKKKTRKVSSKKKHQRKSSTSSISSQSEVTGSELRASQPTAIPNTTDINFFSDSEAAALNEEMSNLKLNGENRIPLALSDTAFEVHAASRHTKGSRHGTPVQSDTEVELARTTSGDKSSQSWRWGELPEPPIRGTQVAETPETPASPASPVEPASPTEPLSSDEERHGRRGVLSGMFRFISSREATEPGVEGVYLDDLDKGQVDPDIYFPKHHAGRYRTGATGAPCPTEEEYESGNGPSLPQSPASPASLEPAALDSDDDEKLLAKGCVEVYAREGAVSHALSYEEFCAAGGRLAAEGRLEVRVAGRRLPWRSAGPLLLSLLAYRRPLPARVMESLEKDDKEAAESQRADAAKPRSYSWWYWRRSTSDSKRTDPSPKDELKNASLPPLKIEPTGHDQVDHFTGVKIEENNLEETNIVEEIQPDDLIESSGNQELLDDKTMFNEGDRLEQSSSDSDQDTQQKGSRRPSTFRKTLRLTSEQIKKLNLREGMNEMVFSVTTAYQGTTRCKCNVFRWRYDHKIVISDIDGTITKSDVLGHIFPLVGKDWAQSGVAQLFTKIKNNGYQLLYLSARAIGQAGVTREYLRSIKQGEVCLPDGPLLLNPTSLLRAFHREVIEKKPEEFKIQCLADIKALFPTGSNPFYAGYGNRVNDVWAYQAVGIPIVRIFTINYKGELKHELTQTFQSTYSHMTVLVDQVFPPVLCEPSDEFSQAVYWREPLPDVLLPAITTTPTKT; encoded by the exons ATGGCAATAAGTGAACAGGAGGCGAAGAATAAATCGGCTATAATCATGTACTCTATGAACTACATCGGTACGTTCTTCAAGAAGTTCTACAATGAGATAAACAGTGCGACGTTGACGGGGGCCATTGACGTGATTGTGGTGGAGCAGCCCGATGGCAGCTTCACTTGTTCCCCGTTCCACGTGCGCTTTGGAAAACTGGGCGTGCTCCGTTCCAGATTTAAAGTG GTGGACCTCGAGCTCAATGGAGAGCCCCTCCCGATTCATATGAAGCTGGGTGAATCTGGTGAGGCGTTCTTTGTGGTGGAAGTCGGTGAAGATGAGGCCGAATGCTCGGCTCACTTGGCCACATCGCCGATACCGGCGAATCGATTCGACGACTTATATGAACCACGCCGCAGAAACTCGCTGTCCGCTGTGGAACCCGATCATGGACAAGCATCCGATTATACCAAAAGGAG GTACACAGCTGACGGCAAAACGATGCAGAAACCTGACTTAAGTAAacattcaaagaaaaataccAAAGAAGACAATAACAAAACCGACGAGACGGAAGCATTATTTGAGATGGATGGTCTCAATGAAGCCACTGACTGGACAGATTCCAAACCAAAGACATTTTCGGCGACGCAGCTCGGTGCCGGCACTGAAGCGAGCCAAACCGTGTTAAAAATTAGCGAGAACAATGACTTTAGACCTATCGACATCATACCGACTAGCCAAGAAGATACGAAACCGAATGGAAAcggaaagaaaaagaagaaaacgCGTAAAGTTAGCTCTAAGAAAAAGCATCAAAGGAAGTCTTCTACCAGCTCGATTTCAAGCCAGTCTGAAGTCACCGGCTCGGAGCTACGCGCCTCGCAGCCTACCGCCATTCCAAATACCACcgatattaatttctttagcGACTCCGAAGCTGCTGCTCTCAa TGAAGAGATGTCAAATTTGAAGCTGAATGGTGAAAACCGCATACCATTGGCGTTGTCTGATACAGCGTTCGAGGTGCACGCTGCCTCCAGACATAC GAAAGGATCCCGTCACGGCACGCCGGTACAATCTGACACGGAGGTTGAACTGGCGCGCACCACATCCGGCGATAAGTCGTCCCAGTCTTGGCGTTGGGGTGAACTTCCGGAACCACCGATCCGTGGGACCCAAGTAGCGGAGACTCCAGAAACGCCGGCCTCTCCAGCATCACCAGTAGAACCGGCTTCTCCCACGGAACCCCTCAGTTCTGATGAGGAAAGGCACGGCCGTCGCGGAGTTCTCAGTGGAATGTTCCGATTCATATCCTCGAGGGAAGCGACTGAGCCTGGAGTGGAAGGCGTCTACCTGGACGATCTGGACAAGGGACAAGTCGATCCGGATATTTATTTCCCAAAACATCACGCGGGCCGGTACAGAACCG GCGCAACAGGCGCGCCGTGCCCCACAGAGGAGGAGTACGAGTCCGGCAACGGCCCGTCGCTGCCGCAGTCGCCCGCCTCGCCCGCCTCGCTCGAACCGGCCGCGCTCGACTCCGACGACGACGAGAAACTGCTTGCCAA GGGCTGCGTGGAGGTGTACGCGCGCGAGGGCGCGGTGTCGCACGCGCTGTCGTACGAGGAGTTCTGCGCGGCGGGCGGGCGGCTCGCGGCCGAGGGCCGGCTCGAGGTGCGCGTGGCCGGCCGCCGCCTGCCCTGGCGCAGCGCCGGCCCGCTGCTGCTCTCGCTGCTCGCCTACCGCCGCCCGCTACCCGCG CGTGTGATGGAGTCACTGGAGAAGGACGACAAGGAGGCGGCGGAGTCGCAGCGCGCCGACGCGGCCAAGCCCAGGTCCTACTCGTGGTGGTACTGGAGGAGGTCCACGTCGGACTCGAAAAG aaCTGACCCATCACCCAAAGACGAGTTAAAGAATGCGTCCCTGCCCCCATTGAAGATAGAACCTACAGGACACGATCAAGTGGACCATTTCACTGGTGTGAAAATCGAAGAGAACAACCTAGAAGAAACCAATATTGTTGAGGAAATACAACCCGATGATTTAATTGAGAGCAGCGGTAACCAAGAACTGTTGGATGACAAAACTATGTTTAATGAAG GTGATCGTCTCGAACAGAGCTCGTCAGATTCCGATCAAGATACACAGCAGAAGGGCTCTCGGCGACCTTCCACATTCCGCAAGACGCTGCGACTCACGTCTGAACAAATT AAAAAGCTAAACCTGCGCGAGGGCATGAACGAGATGGTGTTCAGCGTGACGACCGCGTACCAGGGCACGACGCGCTGCAAGTGCAACGTGTTCCGCTGGCGCTACGACCACAAGATCGTCATATCCGACATCGACGGCACCATCACCAA GTCTGACGTACTAGGACACATTTTCCCCTTGGTCGGAAAGGATTGGGCGCAATCCGGTGTTGCTCAACTGTTCACGAAAATCAAAAACAATGGTTACCAGCTGCTGTACTTATCAGCGCGAGCTATTGGGCAAGCTGGG GTGACCCGAGAATACCTCCGCTCCATAAAGCAGGGCGAGGTGTGTCTGCCGGACGGGCCGTTGCTGCTCAACCCCACGTCGTTGCTGCGCGCCTTCCATAGAGAAGTCATCGAGAAGAAACCGGAAGAGTTCAAGATTCAATGCTTGGCTGATATAAAAGCGCTCTTCCCGACTGGCTCCAACCCCTTTTATGCGGGGTATGGGAATAGAGTTAAT GACGTGTGGGCGTACCAAGCTGTCGGCATTCCCATAGTGAGGATATTCACAATCAACTACAAGGGCGAACTCAAGCATGAACTGACGCAGACATTCCAATCCAC GTACTCGCACATGACTGTGCTAGTGGACCAAGTGTTCCCGCCGGTGCTGTGCGAGCCGAGCGACGAGTTCTCGCAGGCGGTGTACTGGCGCGAGCCGCTGCCCGACGTCTTACTACCCGCAATTACAACAACTCCCaccaaaacataa
- the LOC119829700 gene encoding mRNA turnover protein 4 homolog isoform X2 yields MPKSKRDKKDNMRNTKLKDLRNEWKDSRFFFGKNKVMAVALGRTKSDEVEDQLNLLSKKLKGQCGLLMTNRDVIDVLQWFKAFEDSEYARAGFIATKDVILPKGPLADFSHTIEPHLRRLGLPTSLERGVINLIKEYQVCKKGQPLTPEQASILKLLGFQMANFKVVIKCHWTKGKGFHKDIDVPSDEEESDNDDENNAIEDVAMEDDET; encoded by the exons ATGCCGAAATCGAAACGTGATAAAAAGG ACAATATgcgaaatacaaaattaaaggaTTTGCGTAATGAATGGAAGGATTCAAGATTTTTCTTTGGAAAGAATAAAGTTATGGCTGTTGCTCTGGGAAGAACTAAAAGTGATGAAGTAGAAGATCAGTTGAACTTG CTTTCTAAGAAGTTAAAGGGTCAATGTGGTCTTCTTATGACAAACCGTGATGTTATTGATGTCCTGCAATGGTTCAAAGCTTTTGAAGATTCCGAATATGCTAGAGCAGGGTTTATAGCAACTAAAGATGTGATATTGCCAAAAGGCCCCCTTGCAGACTTTTCACATACAATTGAACCACATCTCAGAAGACTTGGTCTGCCCACAAGTTTAGAGCGAGGTGTTATCAACCTTATCAAGGAATACCAG GTTTGCAAGAAAGGTCAACCACTAACACCAGAACAGGCAAGCATACTTAAACTATTGGGTTTTCAAATGGCAAATTTTAAAGTAGTAATAAAGTGCCATTGGACAAAAGGAAAGGGATTCCATAAAGATATTGATGTACCCAGTGATGAAGAAGAAagtgataatgatgatgaaaataatgCTATTGAAGATGTTGCTATGGAAGACGATGagacataa
- the LOC119829282 gene encoding phosphatidate phosphatase LPIN2 isoform X2: MAISEQEAKNKSAIIMYSMNYIGTFFKKFYNEINSATLTGAIDVIVVEQPDGSFTCSPFHVRFGKLGVLRSRFKVVDLELNGEPLPIHMKLGESGEAFFVVEVGEDEAECSAHLATSPIPANRFDDLYEPRRRNSLSAVEPDHGQASDYTKRRYTADGKTMQKPDLSKHSKKNTKEDNNKTDETEALFEMDGLNEATDWTDSKPKTFSATQLGAGTEASQTVLKISENNDFRPIDIIPTSQEDTKPNGNGKKKKKTRKVSSKKKHQRKSSTSSISSQSEVTGSELRASQPTAIPNTTDINFFSDSEAAALKKGSRHGTPVQSDTEVELARTTSGDKSSQSWRWGELPEPPIRGTQVAETPETPASPASPVEPASPTEPLSSDEERHGRRGVLSGMFRFISSREATEPGVEGVYLDDLDKGQVDPDIYFPKHHAGRYRTGATGAPCPTEEEYESGNGPSLPQSPASPASLEPAALDSDDDEKLLAKGCVEVYAREGAVSHALSYEEFCAAGGRLAAEGRLEVRVAGRRLPWRSAGPLLLSLLAYRRPLPARVMESLEKDDKEAAESQRADAAKPRSYSWWYWRRSTSDSKRTDPSPKDELKNASLPPLKIEPTGHDQVDHFTGVKIEENNLEETNIVEEIQPDDLIESSGNQELLDDKTMFNEGDRLEQSSSDSDQDTQQKGSRRPSTFRKTLRLTSEQIKKLNLREGMNEMVFSVTTAYQGTTRCKCNVFRWRYDHKIVISDIDGTITKSDVLGHIFPLVGKDWAQSGVAQLFTKIKNNGYQLLYLSARAIGQAGVTREYLRSIKQGEVCLPDGPLLLNPTSLLRAFHREVIEKKPEEFKIQCLADIKALFPTGSNPFYAGYGNRVNDVWAYQAVGIPIVRIFTINYKGELKHELTQTFQSTYSHMTVLVDQVFPPVLCEPSDEFSQAVYWREPLPDVLLPAITTTPTKT; encoded by the exons ATGGCAATAAGTGAACAGGAGGCGAAGAATAAATCGGCTATAATCATGTACTCTATGAACTACATCGGTACGTTCTTCAAGAAGTTCTACAATGAGATAAACAGTGCGACGTTGACGGGGGCCATTGACGTGATTGTGGTGGAGCAGCCCGATGGCAGCTTCACTTGTTCCCCGTTCCACGTGCGCTTTGGAAAACTGGGCGTGCTCCGTTCCAGATTTAAAGTG GTGGACCTCGAGCTCAATGGAGAGCCCCTCCCGATTCATATGAAGCTGGGTGAATCTGGTGAGGCGTTCTTTGTGGTGGAAGTCGGTGAAGATGAGGCCGAATGCTCGGCTCACTTGGCCACATCGCCGATACCGGCGAATCGATTCGACGACTTATATGAACCACGCCGCAGAAACTCGCTGTCCGCTGTGGAACCCGATCATGGACAAGCATCCGATTATACCAAAAGGAG GTACACAGCTGACGGCAAAACGATGCAGAAACCTGACTTAAGTAAacattcaaagaaaaataccAAAGAAGACAATAACAAAACCGACGAGACGGAAGCATTATTTGAGATGGATGGTCTCAATGAAGCCACTGACTGGACAGATTCCAAACCAAAGACATTTTCGGCGACGCAGCTCGGTGCCGGCACTGAAGCGAGCCAAACCGTGTTAAAAATTAGCGAGAACAATGACTTTAGACCTATCGACATCATACCGACTAGCCAAGAAGATACGAAACCGAATGGAAAcggaaagaaaaagaagaaaacgCGTAAAGTTAGCTCTAAGAAAAAGCATCAAAGGAAGTCTTCTACCAGCTCGATTTCAAGCCAGTCTGAAGTCACCGGCTCGGAGCTACGCGCCTCGCAGCCTACCGCCATTCCAAATACCACcgatattaatttctttagcGACTCCGAAGCTGCTGCTCTCAa GAAAGGATCCCGTCACGGCACGCCGGTACAATCTGACACGGAGGTTGAACTGGCGCGCACCACATCCGGCGATAAGTCGTCCCAGTCTTGGCGTTGGGGTGAACTTCCGGAACCACCGATCCGTGGGACCCAAGTAGCGGAGACTCCAGAAACGCCGGCCTCTCCAGCATCACCAGTAGAACCGGCTTCTCCCACGGAACCCCTCAGTTCTGATGAGGAAAGGCACGGCCGTCGCGGAGTTCTCAGTGGAATGTTCCGATTCATATCCTCGAGGGAAGCGACTGAGCCTGGAGTGGAAGGCGTCTACCTGGACGATCTGGACAAGGGACAAGTCGATCCGGATATTTATTTCCCAAAACATCACGCGGGCCGGTACAGAACCG GCGCAACAGGCGCGCCGTGCCCCACAGAGGAGGAGTACGAGTCCGGCAACGGCCCGTCGCTGCCGCAGTCGCCCGCCTCGCCCGCCTCGCTCGAACCGGCCGCGCTCGACTCCGACGACGACGAGAAACTGCTTGCCAA GGGCTGCGTGGAGGTGTACGCGCGCGAGGGCGCGGTGTCGCACGCGCTGTCGTACGAGGAGTTCTGCGCGGCGGGCGGGCGGCTCGCGGCCGAGGGCCGGCTCGAGGTGCGCGTGGCCGGCCGCCGCCTGCCCTGGCGCAGCGCCGGCCCGCTGCTGCTCTCGCTGCTCGCCTACCGCCGCCCGCTACCCGCG CGTGTGATGGAGTCACTGGAGAAGGACGACAAGGAGGCGGCGGAGTCGCAGCGCGCCGACGCGGCCAAGCCCAGGTCCTACTCGTGGTGGTACTGGAGGAGGTCCACGTCGGACTCGAAAAG aaCTGACCCATCACCCAAAGACGAGTTAAAGAATGCGTCCCTGCCCCCATTGAAGATAGAACCTACAGGACACGATCAAGTGGACCATTTCACTGGTGTGAAAATCGAAGAGAACAACCTAGAAGAAACCAATATTGTTGAGGAAATACAACCCGATGATTTAATTGAGAGCAGCGGTAACCAAGAACTGTTGGATGACAAAACTATGTTTAATGAAG GTGATCGTCTCGAACAGAGCTCGTCAGATTCCGATCAAGATACACAGCAGAAGGGCTCTCGGCGACCTTCCACATTCCGCAAGACGCTGCGACTCACGTCTGAACAAATT AAAAAGCTAAACCTGCGCGAGGGCATGAACGAGATGGTGTTCAGCGTGACGACCGCGTACCAGGGCACGACGCGCTGCAAGTGCAACGTGTTCCGCTGGCGCTACGACCACAAGATCGTCATATCCGACATCGACGGCACCATCACCAA GTCTGACGTACTAGGACACATTTTCCCCTTGGTCGGAAAGGATTGGGCGCAATCCGGTGTTGCTCAACTGTTCACGAAAATCAAAAACAATGGTTACCAGCTGCTGTACTTATCAGCGCGAGCTATTGGGCAAGCTGGG GTGACCCGAGAATACCTCCGCTCCATAAAGCAGGGCGAGGTGTGTCTGCCGGACGGGCCGTTGCTGCTCAACCCCACGTCGTTGCTGCGCGCCTTCCATAGAGAAGTCATCGAGAAGAAACCGGAAGAGTTCAAGATTCAATGCTTGGCTGATATAAAAGCGCTCTTCCCGACTGGCTCCAACCCCTTTTATGCGGGGTATGGGAATAGAGTTAAT GACGTGTGGGCGTACCAAGCTGTCGGCATTCCCATAGTGAGGATATTCACAATCAACTACAAGGGCGAACTCAAGCATGAACTGACGCAGACATTCCAATCCAC GTACTCGCACATGACTGTGCTAGTGGACCAAGTGTTCCCGCCGGTGCTGTGCGAGCCGAGCGACGAGTTCTCGCAGGCGGTGTACTGGCGCGAGCCGCTGCCCGACGTCTTACTACCCGCAATTACAACAACTCCCaccaaaacataa